One Pomacea canaliculata isolate SZHN2017 linkage group LG1, ASM307304v1, whole genome shotgun sequence genomic window, CAAAAGTAAGTTCAATCAAACATTTAGGCTTACTTAGTCTGCATCAGCACTGTGCAATTAGTGTGACACCATATTGTTCACAATAATTTccttataaatataaattttgcttaCAAAATGAAGACTTTCCTCAAGAGAAATCAAAAATACTTTCTCTGAAACAATTACAATTTACTGTTTCATCTGCAGATGGTATGTAGGTAATGTTTCCAGAAGTCGAGCTGAGCAGATGCTACTTCAAAACAACTTTCCAGATGGCACCTTCTTAGTCAGACGAAGTGAAAGTGCACCGGGGGAGTTTTCCATCACAGTCAAGTAGGTTTTTAGCTTGTGCTACTTGAAGGATCAGATTGTGATAACATTGGAAAAATATCTTGGATAAACATGTGCAACTGATTCCTTTTGCTGTCTTGCAGATATCTCTTGTGTCTACATGCAGATGCAGACATGGGGAAATAAATACTTGGTGATACATGggaagaaagaatttattttgcttcttttctttcctcttgcTATTTTCCTGTGTATCCATACATAAACTGAAGTATCTTGCTTGTGGTCAGGTATCAGGATGGTgtacaacattttaaagtgcTGCGGGATGGTGCAGGAAAGTATTTTCTGTGGGTAGCCAAGTTCAACTCACTGAATGAATTGGTTGACTACCATCGGACATCTTCAGTCTCACGCTCACAGACCATCATGTTTAAAGATATGCCTGTTCAAAATGTCCTCCAAGCACAGGTAGGAAACCTTGCTATTCACttgattaattatttacaaGCCTAGTGATCTTTGAGGGAGCttatcaaacaataaaacataaaacaaaaacttgaagTTTGAGGGCAGGAAAAGGGGTTATTAAATGCCATGAATGGAAGTGATTTCTAATGCAGTAGTAGAGTTGATGATTTTATCCAGAATTTGTCACGTTTAATGTCTCAAGGTAAAGTTAGTAGTTGTTTGTAAGGCCAAAAAATACtcgaaatgtttttttctctcctttattgATATTtgcagtgggtttttttttttgtgtggttttttttttttttttttttgtcacccCAGGTGAGATCAAAGGCTAATGAAAAGGTTCGGGGGTTGGAAGAGTTTATTGGTAGTGATTGGGATGTTTTGGGATAGTGATGGGGTTGTTCATCTCAGAAAAATTGAGTTACGTTTGAGATTAACAAGCATTTGTCACAGCAAAGCTTGCCATGATAAACTGAGAAAGCAGTAATGAAGGCGTAATGCAGAATGTGTTAATGGAAGTTAATGTAGGAAAATTTAATGATATTTTGGCAAAATGAGTCACAAATTCtttgatttgttaaaaaaaaaaaatccccagtcATACatcgtttttaaaaaagtcataacAGAGGCTGAGATAGGACTTGGACATGTAATAAATTATCTGCTGATTATCGCTCATTGAATATAACTTCCACAAATGGCTTGGTTAGTTGAAAAAGGGAAATGACCTAAATTTAATAGGCTCTCAGATTAACCTTAATATACCAACTTGACTTCTGGTTGAGATTAGTTGGAAGGAAGGAATAATCATTTTAGTAATAAGAAAAATAGTCTTTACATCTTATTAATCAGCATCTTTAATTTCTTGAGATTATCTGAATATTCTGCATTACGATAATTTCTTATTATCTGATATCATGTTGCACGTATATTCACAATGCCAGGATCTCCGTGTTCTTTATAGAAATTTATGCTCATTGATTGAACTTTGTTGTCTGTATATTTTATGGGACTCTGTATTGTGTTTGTGACTGAGTGATTTAAAATTGACTAATCCCTCATCCTTGCAGATTGGATTTCCTTAAAAAATCTGTTACTCTATAACTTtactttattgcttttttttgtgtgtgtgtgtgccaagaTGCAGAGTAGAAAGCATATTTCTAGCCCCTCCCTGCTGCTCACACAAAcgacttttaaaaaagcaaaattctgGTACAGAGTAATTTCACATGCATATCAGTAACAATGAGTTAGTGAAGTCTAATACATTGAAAAtgacacttttattatttaaaaataaagagaaatgcaTTAACCTTTTCTGTGACACACTGAAGCCAGGGTACTGGTTTTTCCCAAGGTGTATTGGTTTTCACTGAAAAACCATTGGTTGATCAACCTAAGCGTAAACAGGTCTGCTGAGACATCATGAGTATTGGTGATGGAATGGCTTTATTTATCCCTTTtcagggtttgtttgtttttttttgtgcgggGGAAGGGGGTAGTGACATTGTGAGACTTCTGAAAACAGTGtaatctttttaataaaatatgatttagTAGTTAGTGTCTTAATTTTGGAAAGATAAAACTAAGTTGATTTGAAATTGTTAGCTTAAATGTGTTCAAATCAGTACAAGTTCTGATTTTAGGTGGTTCAAGCCAAGTACGACTTCGAACCACAGGATGCTGATGAACTTGGATTCAGACGAAAAGATCGCATCACAGTGCTGGAGCGATCCAATGAGAACTGGTGGAAAGGAGAATGCAACGGCAGAATTGGGGTGTTTCCTGCCACTTATGTAGAGAACATTGATGATGCAGAAAATCAGTGACATGGAGCAAAGATGTGTCAGActccacaggaaaaaaaaaggaaactgttACAGACAGATCTTTGCAGAGACACATCTGATTGTGTCTTCTTCAGTTGCAGCCATTTTTCACTCATCAGTTGTGAATAGCAAGGCTTGTCCTGGTGCAACAGTGATAAAACTGAACACTAAGACAAAGACTGCAGGATGGAGAATGACATAACCAAGCCCGGCTTTGTGAAATGTCTGGCCTTTGAGACTTTGGAACTTATCAGTGACAAATGTGCAGCGTTGTGGGGGCGGGGGGAGAAGTGATCTGTACAAAGGATAGTACTCGTCATGTGTACGCATGTTTACTATGGGATCCTGTACAAGTGCATAGTGAGTGAGTGCATGTATAAATGGGGGCATGCACATGTAGTAGTGTGGTTTGCGTTGTGTTATAACAGTTCTGGGCCTCGTTTAACTGCCTGCATAAACAGTTTGGTGAACAAGGAGAGAGTATTCACCTTGCTGTGTGCAACTGtaagtgtttgcatgtgtgcatgtttgtggtGCATAATACATGCCCACATTTCCAATGTTTTATCTGTTAGTTACTTCTGCTGTGCATTGTAGgctttgttttttcaaatagaCTTCAAAAGATAGTTGATTGAATTGTACAGGTAACATTTTGCTATTTTCAAACTTGTAGAAATCACAGTTTCTTGTCATTCTGATTCAAACGAGATTTagttcatgcatgtgtgtttcattttgtaatctataattttagttttcttaaaCTGTTAATGGTTACTAGCCAGCTGGGAAACCACAGatagtttatttcatttgtagttGCTTTGTGTATCCcctaaaaagtaaaaaagcagTATTTACTCTGATTTTTTTCACTCCTTCTGTGCAGATGtactgcatgcatgcatgcagcTTGTGAATAGAAATGAGTTGAAAGACAATATTCACAAAGATGcctgcctatatatatatttttttttaaagtttagagCACTACTGTGACTGATGGATGTGTCAAACTCAGATGCTATTATCAACTGGGAGAGCTCAGATCAGTGGTTTGTTTTGGGTCAATATTATAGATATATGATATGACAGGCTTATTGCTCTCCAATGATAACACTAAGAATTCTGGAGATGAGGGTCAGCTATCTTCACAAGCTATTTTATCATCAGTTTTTACTCCCAGTCACATCACAACACATATTTGACTGTATTTACATGGTAAAGAGCTGTCTTCATTGTGGGCATATGCCTAGTTCCCTTTGAAAATCTTATAAATATCTGAGGGCATTGTTGATCATCTAGCTTTGTTTACAATTACGTCCTCTCACTATGGCATTCTAGATAAAATATAGCATAATCGATGGTTCTTGTTCACTGTGCTAAATCAGCCATATAAAGATGGTTAATAATTGCCAGTATATAAGCTGTAGTGGACTAATAACCTTTGTTGCCTTTGTAGTCCATTGTTTATTATGCTGATATGTGAAAGCCAGTTGATTTGGTTTGGCAAAGACTTAAAAAGTTTCATAACCTTCTATTTCAGTGTTGTAGGTGATTTTTATCTGTTAGATTAAATCTAAAGCATAAACATTATGGTTTCTCAGGTGTATTTGGCAGTaattgtgcatgcatgtgtgtgtatgcacatgcgTACATGTTTATGCGTGACTGCattctattttaataataatgtcatgCAGTATTTTATAAATCTACATGTTAAATTTCTGCAGAATTCAGCTTCTCTTAAATGGTTGGATTTCATGTAGCCAAACATTGATGTTGGATGAATTTTTGTTCATCTTTCCCAATCCCACACATTCACACTGTACCTTGTGTATGCAATGAGCagtgctttttttaatgttcagttattattatttgtagattCCTAGCTCATTTAGTATGTCTTGTGCTCAGCCCTACACTCACTTAAAAGCTGTGTAGCATCCCCTTCCACTCAAACAATTGTGGAGCCTgcatcttcattttaaaatcttgaaaGATGCTAATGAAATTGGTCTCCAGGTTTTTGATGTTCACATGCCAGGTTTGCTCAGTTTTACAGTCCAGTGACTTAAAATAGTGAGGGGAATGGCATGTTGGGCTTCAGTGATAGATACTGACCTTTTGACATTTCCATTCACAATTTCAGGTTTCTGATGAACTGTTTTCTTCCTAAACTGTGCATCATTTCTTGGAGACCACCATGTTCCCTTTCTAATGCAAAGAAATACAAACTGATCATAATTTGTGTAGTAGGCATTTGACAAGAAGTGCATTTACTCTTTGCTGTGCTGTTCTAAATGTTATTGCACAGACCCATGAGCCCAGCATATTGATTACTGCACTTAGGTTCAATGTGAAAGTGAACATGCTCACTCCCACTGAGTTGGATGACATCACTCATAGCAGTCTCCCTGCACAAGGGTTGTGTGATGGGTACAAGTATAAATGATTGTTTTGCAACCTGAAATTTTGAGCACAAATCAGAACATCAGTATATCATTTAAGCACTGCTTGCCATTTCTTTTGACTTTTCCTTTAAGTGTGCTATCCATATTGGGGGAGAGAGCAAAAGCCATAACCCATTGAGTTTTCAGCAAACAAAGGGAAAGATGGGGTTTATTTACTTCATGAAATGGGTTTAATGCTATTCCAGTGTTAGCAGATCCCTGCGCAAGTGGCACTGAAGACTTTTTGggatgttttgtttggtttgtttttggggtttttttaattatcaagaCTCTCTATTAATcgcatgtatatatgtatatgtatataatttggGAGTTGCCTTGATTTTATAATCTTGGTCTAGTCTCAACCCATACAGTGCTGATGCTTAGGTCTTCAAAGTTATTCTTGTGTTGTTTTGGGGTGATGGACTTACACTCTCAAGAAGAGTAATGTCtttacatagtttttttttttttttttaacagccatACTCagaatatacattttgttttattaacagTAATATAAATTTGTTCATAATGATATTTGCATGAAATACACCTGACAAGAGCTGATTAATTTATCGTGAAAGTAATTTGTCAAAATTACTATTCTTTTAGCTGGAAGATCTACTCAGAATATTTGTGGACAATACTTCTATTTCTGTtggaaatttctttttgtttgctagGCTGTCATGCTTAAAATTTAGAGCTCAGCCATGCAGGTTTATTTAGAGTGAATAAAGAATTAACTGAATGAACGTAGAATTTTCAATGTTCCTGTTGTCTTGTAAGAGTATATAATGTCGATCATATTTCATTATGTATTGGTCATCATGACTTGTGCTCTTAGCAGCttttacagatatatatatacacacacaaaactaaagTTGGGCTTGTAGGCTCAAGTGCATAAATCAGTTTCAACACAATTTGATGGCACCTAGTATTACTTTGTTGCTGTTCTGTTGGCGTTAAAGCAATTCATGAAAAACTCTGCAAGTACAAAGTTGAGTTATATGAagtttaatgaaaaacaaaagatgctGCTGCAGGGACGTGAATGGTGTGGTGATATGATGGGAAACCTATGATCATCAATAAAGAGCGTGTGTTCCGGAGTGAGATCTTCTTGTCTTGGGGCACAAATGAATAGTAAATGTGGCAGCTGCTCAGAGGGCTGGCCATCTTAGAACCAAAAGACCCTTTTATACTTGTGATCACTGAAGCAAAAACATACTGCTTGTGAAGATCCAATGTTGTTGACAGAAACAAGATCTTgttgaaaagaaactttctagTGCTCACATGCACTCCAGTGAGTCCATGCTATCTATCATGCTTGGATTAGCTATTAGACAAGAAAACGCTGTTATAACAAGGTTATTTGTGTTAAGATTCTTGTTACAATTGTCTGCAATTTTGCCTTCTGAATTTGAAATTGATTAAATGATAGTAGTGTATGCTTGTTATGTACAGATCAGAAAATAATATGTGTTAATTATTACAAGGGGAAGACAACGTTTTTGCTTTGCATATACTTTAGTGCAAGCTATtctatcatttaaaaacatacaGCCTCTGCCTAGAGTACTTGACATGCTTGTTATTTCAGACAACATTCTAAGCAGCAAATATGATCTGaaggagggttttttttaattatttttatgtgaatcaTGTTTGTTGAAAAGGCTAATTGTTTTCtgatgaaagtttttttaaaaaaaaaaccttttgacTGGGTACAAGGTCTGCCAGTTTGCTCTCAGTAGGGTGCCTAGTGTTGACTTTATTAATCTTACAAGTGGTCTACAGACTGCAAGGTCGTTACTGTCTGGTATGACAACCTGTGATACCTTGAGGTCTagaatattgattttttttttttttaatgccaacTTTTCTTTATGCAGCCATGAAGGCTTTCTTCCTGAATGTGTTGCAGTCTGAATCATTCTATGCGGTTAACCTTTGTGTGTTGGAAAATCTTTACACAGTCATTTAATATTGCATTATCAGTGTTACATCATCAATTATTGGAACTGAAAGGTTGTTTAATTCTTAGGACCTTGTGGTTATTAAATGGGGCTTTCTCACTTAATGCAGCAGCAGTGCCACAGCAAAGTGTTCCCAATTCTTTCACAGGACAGCATTGAAAATTTCATGTAccattgtcatttttctttctgggGTTGTGATGGTGGTTGGAAGTCTGTTACTTCACAGTTACTTTCTTGAGGGAATCCCCAGTCTAGTCAGCCTTTGTGCCGGTGCCACTGTTGACTTTTGTGCATGAAATGAGTTCTGAAGAAAGTGGTGTAGCATGATAAAAGCTAAAGCACTTTCCTTCTAAACGAGGATGTGctagaaaaaaatcttggaGATAATATCATTACTTTTTCAAacatctgtttgttttgtatgaTGTATATATGTGGCATGTAAGTGTAGAATTCTGTGCTCAAACATATGACCTACACATTACATTGAACTTTGGTCCTCCTTCTGTAGGATGTAGCATCTGGCAGGTGGCTACAGACAAATGCAGGCGGGGGGGAGGGGAACACTATCAGTTATGTAACATGCAGTTAAATTTTGGCTTTAAAAGTTGTTCTCAAGGTAAAAGCTTTTAGACGTGTGTTCTGGACAAAATGAGTGCAAATAATTGGGAGCATTTGTGTATCGTGTCTTCTCAGCTTTGCAAAACATGAGGCCAGTCTTTCCTTCACGTCACAAATCAGAAGGTACATGAAACATCTGCTCATAAGTTCAGGTCTACTTTAAAGCCTGCAGTTGACCGCTTATGAACACCTGGAGTATGCTGCTGTCATGATTAGGTTGTGGATgtgctttaaaacaaattattatcaGTGCTTATATctgtatggaaaaaaaatggatgtaaCTGCAGATTGgaaatgtatttgtttctgttttccaCAGCACAGTTTCCATTGATATCCAAATGTGTTTGCCTGGTAATGTAGACCCTACAGAGAGTATATTAACTTGAATTTGTGCTCTGCCTGTTACAATGTGAGGCTCTAAGGATGAGCAGTGGAAACGTGTAACTCTGGAAAAACAAGCTTATTTTATCCATGCTGCTTACATGCTGTGAGTCATCATGTGGAATATTTTATTCTAAAGATATGCACTGGTTGCTTAAAGACATTTGAATTCTTGTGAAGCttggtttttaaataaataatttgaaattgttGTGTGTCAACGCGAATTGAGAAAAAAGGATTATTGAAAGTGAAAAATTGCAATTGGGAATGCAAATATGAGCATTATGTCACCTGAGAACAGAAATTATTAGTCTGAAAAGCTTTACAGCAAAAGCTCCAAATCCAGGACACCAGCATTTTGACAGCCCCATTTAGGACAGTTGATTCTCAAGCTAGGTGGTTCCAATGACATCATTTGAAACTTGGTGGCCTTTATGTACCACTGAATAACAGGATTTAGAtgtgattgtaaataaatgattgtTCCTTCAACCcaaaatttcaaaacatcacTACCGTTTAAGCCACACTTGCCATTTCATGTTGCTAAattagtttcttgttttggtacACACTTGAGCACATTTCAAGACAAAATCATGTTTgagcaacatttttattaacagacaaaaataaaaggtgagCTGCTGAAGACTGCAATAAATCAATTTGAAACATCTTGCCACATGCTGACATTCCAAAAAAGTATCATTAGCTTCAAGATTCTTAACAATTAAGACGGTGAAAACCTATTGTTTAACATCCTAGCCCTTATCTATGGAAATtgaatgtgaagaaaagaaattggaaGAGGGTGGAGCATTGTTACAATTATACTGATAGACGTGGGAAAGTTCAAACTTATAACTGATagcatttccttttttatactCTTTCAGGCTTTTCAATTACTAAAATGTTACAAGAATGGACAGTGATGATACATGCCAGTAAATGTCAtgccaaaacaagaaaattaaactattttttttaacatgacaaCTTTATACTGTTGAGAAATGagattttcttcagaaaagttGGCTGTCATTATAAGCATAGAGAAGACTTGCTTAACAAAGGGACATAATCACATTTGTTTTTGAGGACACCCAGAGACGTTTGCATAtccatatttacacacattttcaGTCATGTCTATCTTTTATTTCCCTTCTTGcctttaacttttaaataaaatttctttctcttcttgctGGAGCCTTGACCACCTATCTGTGACAATCTGCAAACAAAAGTCAAGAGAAAAATCTGATACATGCGTTTACTACTAGTTGACATCTCTAGAAATATTAAAACCTTGCAGATGGACTTCAACAACTTTAACTTGATCCAAAAATCTCTAGATCATATTGCCTTTGACAACTTTAAGAAAATCTTCCAACACTGCATTCAATTCAAAATTGAAAAACTTGCCATTTTTGtgattgcaattttttttttaataaagcagcGACCACTTCCATTTTAAGAAGAGTTGATTTGGCAATTCATGCCCTTGAAAAGTATACATCCACAGACTGATAATCACcgaaaacaataaagaaatatgatAATGGTTTACTTgtgctttatttgtttctgtttctttttcaactCTTCTGCTGCTTTGCTatcactctttcctttgttatcATCTTCAACCCTACAGGCAGTTTCCTGCAAAAGAGTAGGAGTAATGTAACTTTTAGTTATATCAATGCCCTAGTTGAATTACTATTCATACGTTCATACGACAAATCTATCAAACAAATTTTGTCCTTGATAATGGACTCAAAACATTACAACCCATCACAGAACTAggaaaaataagataaatatcTTGATggttaaaacaaagtttatgcCAAAGAAAGATGATTAAAATTCCTACACCTATTAAGAGATGacaaatttacaagaaaagtttgttgaaaactaCCAAATTTCTCCTCATATATGCCAATAGAAACATGAAATGCATAATACTTGACAACACAATATTAAAATTCGTGACACAAATTGTAAAGATAACTCACAGTCTCACTGGAAGTAAGACCAGAATTGAAACCCAGCCGCAAACCTCCCTGGCCACCAAGATCAACAGCACCTATGTCAGTGATGGAGACTGTATGGTCTGGCAGGTCATATTCGTGAGTAGTAGTATCAACCAAGTGTTCTACTTCTGGAACTCTGTGTTTATCATATTTTCGCAGATCCCGAGCCTGAGAAAAACATTCACAATATAAACTCCCTCAGTTTTACAAACAAGCTAAAATCTGCTGGGCTTAAAGAACTTCATCTTAAAAATGCTGGAAatgaaatctctctctctcctagtTTTTCAAGCAAGTACAACTAAATCTGCTTATAGTCTTTTTGTATCATTGGGTGCATTGGTGTCTTACAGCATTAATCATTGTGATATCATTCAGATCATGTCACAGATAATAACCTTTGTTAATAAAAGCCTGAttataaaaaccaaacaattgAAGGAAgtctcaaataaaaataatgaaaaaaaactagaaCCAAAAGTGAAAATGTAATCATACTTGCTGTTTCAATGCCTGTCtttgctcttttatttttttttcattctgctcttttgctttcttgcgcctttcattcttcctttttctgAACCCCAGAAGGTAATCTCTGTTGAGAAAATAGGACTTTATGTAATGTGAAAATGAAACGCGAAATCATACTCAAGATTTATGCAAACAGCAGCTTCATGCGAATGGAAAACAATAGCTATAATTGTATTGATGCTAGAACCAAAGATAGTGTAGATATACCATAGTAggtaatacagtgatacctcggttctcgaacgccttgactttcgaccaaatcggtattcgaccaggaaattcgagaaaattttgtcttggaattcgaacaaatatttggaactcgaacatccgaacgtccgagatgagccgaatggcgttcattcggcccagcgcgccttgcttgcatcatcagtgacaataaccatcccccttccctcctccctccacattcattccctcctgccataaagtttggtacaggtacagtaaatgaaacacaatttactgtactgtacagtacatttttgttggtttttttttgttttttgtttttttttgttttaataaatgcacttttatttcttatttcttgttgagactcatgtttttctacatattatatacaaattaggccagtaaataggcattttctggggcttggaacgaattaatccagtttccattatttcctttgggtttcattgcttcggttctcgaacaatttggttctcgaccgtcctcccggaacgaattatgttcgagaaccgaggtatcactgtattgtCTTTCACTCTTTATTATGGGAAATGCTAATCAATTTACAAGGTGGTGggggtaattggtgttttacgccgagctatcaactaaggctgtatcacagTGAAACAGCCAGGCCTGCATAGTAGTATTAGCACTACAGTACTCCGCAGTAAGCAGCTGCATTACCATCATATCATTCAGATGAGGATGGCTTAAATCTAACATTACTTTCGGAAATAACCAAAACTAAGTTATGAAGAAACTGATGGAAAGAACAataagaagtaaaatatttatacaccGTTTTCATTCTACATGCAATAAGCTccttatgttaaaaaataaataatcgtACTTCCTTGCGTTTTCGTCGaaagttaaaacaatttttttttgccGATTGcgtccttttgttttctttccagctCCATGTGTTTTTGAGATGGCAGCCATCTTGTTAAAGGTAGTTAACTCCGGAAGTAGATTGTGAGTGATACCGCAGTAGCCCTAGAGCCGAGATTCTCAACTTTTTTCGACTGTACCACAAAGGGTGAAAGTATGTCTGCAGGTACCTCTCGCTCGTAAGTTCGCAcataaaagtaattattttcataatggcgtgtgtttgtttaaatCGCTGCGTACCCCTGATAACCCATGCCGTATCCCTACGCCGCTACGGGTACGCTTTACACACCACTGGTTGACAACAGCTTCCCTAGAGCTCCATGTAAATTGTTCTAGAGTGaaaagtttcgaaacaaaagtaTGTTGATTTCACAAAGATTTAATTAAGCATATCGTGAGTAGGAGATATAATGTTCAGATATAGCGGTTGCCAGTCCGAATTAACGTCGCGCTTTTCTGACGTTTGTAAAATGGTACATGTACCTTCTATATATGAAGTTTGTAGCCTAAAATCAGCCGAAGTCAGAACGAGCAGTTTCACCGCAAAATAATGCGGTTATGAAGTGCCagagaaaatgtatttttgcaaaCTTTTGGGGCTCTTAAATGTGTGTGTACTATCGATAACCCTCCCTTACAATTACAACATGCCTTGAGCAGATTCGATCGTCTGCTTTGTCATCTTCCGTGTGTCATCACATCAACAATGGCTCTAAGATCTCTAACCCGTCGCACCACATCaagattttatatatgtttactccaataaaataagaaataattgtTAGGAAAGGCTTTGATTTAGTACTCAAAATGAGGTTTTAGAAGAGCC contains:
- the LOC112564189 gene encoding protein enhancer of sevenless 2B-like, producing the protein MEAVAKYDFTATAEDELSFKKGNVLKILSKDEDKNWYKAEMDGKEGYVPNNYITMKNHSWYVGNVSRSRAEQMLLQNNFPDGTFLVRRSESAPGEFSITVKYQDGVQHFKVLRDGAGKYFLWVAKFNSLNELVDYHRTSSVSRSQTIMFKDMPVQNVLQAQVVQAKYDFEPQDADELGFRRKDRITVLERSNENWWKGECNGRIGVFPATYVENIDDAENQ
- the LOC112562449 gene encoding nucleolar protein 12-like, which produces MLKEGNSQTAATGYCGITHNLLPELTTFNKMAAISKTHGAGKKTKGRNRQKKIVLTFDENARKDYLLGFRKRKNERRKKAKEQNEKKIKEQRQALKQQARDLRKYDKHRVPEVEHLVDTTTHEYDLPDHTVSITDIGAVDLGGQGGLRLGFNSGLTSSETETACRVEDDNKGKSDSKAAEELKKKQKQIKHKLSQIGGQGSSKKRKKFYLKVKGKKGNKR